Proteins encoded by one window of Dyella humicola:
- a CDS encoding class I SAM-dependent methyltransferase — protein MVTGEFPYIHGFSSEEQSRLMRQARMFETKLFGGIDYSEASRLLEVGSGVGAQTEILLRRFPNLHVTGVDRSPAQLAAAERNLAETAWCSARYTLQLADATDLPFAERSFDAAYLCWVLEHMPSPARVLTEVRRVLSPGSVIYVTEVLNSSFFLDPYSPHLLRYWMAFNDHQYDSGGDPFIGAKLGNLLLAGGYRDVQTEVKSFHLDNRQPGKRKQMIEFWEEVLLSAAEQLVVSGKVDIATVEGMRREIQSVRNDPNAVFFFAFVQARATVY, from the coding sequence ATCGTCACCGGTGAGTTCCCCTATATCCACGGCTTCTCTTCGGAGGAGCAATCGCGCCTGATGCGTCAGGCGCGCATGTTCGAAACCAAGCTGTTCGGCGGCATCGACTACAGCGAGGCCAGCCGCCTGCTCGAAGTGGGCAGCGGCGTGGGCGCGCAGACGGAGATCCTGCTGCGCCGCTTTCCCAATCTGCACGTCACCGGCGTGGATCGCTCGCCCGCACAGCTCGCCGCAGCCGAACGGAATCTCGCGGAGACGGCGTGGTGCAGCGCGCGGTACACGCTTCAGCTCGCCGATGCCACCGATCTGCCATTTGCCGAGCGCAGCTTCGACGCGGCCTACCTTTGCTGGGTGCTGGAACACATGCCCAGCCCCGCCCGCGTGCTGACCGAAGTACGTCGCGTGTTGAGCCCGGGCTCGGTCATCTATGTGACTGAAGTGCTCAATTCGTCGTTCTTCCTCGATCCCTATTCACCGCACCTGCTGCGTTACTGGATGGCTTTCAACGACCACCAGTACGACAGCGGTGGTGATCCATTCATCGGCGCCAAGCTTGGCAACCTGCTGTTGGCCGGCGGCTATCGCGACGTGCAGACCGAGGTGAAGAGCTTCCACCTGGACAATCGCCAGCCCGGCAAGCGCAAGCAGATGATCGAATTCTGGGAAGAAGTGCTGCTGTCCGCCGCCGAGCAACTGGTGGTCAGCGGTAAGGTCGACATCGCGACGGTCGAAGGCATGCGGCGGGAAATACAGAGCGTGCGCAACGACCCGAATGCGGTGTTTTTCTTCGCCTTTGTGCAGGCGCGGGCCACGGTCTATTGA
- a CDS encoding alpha/beta hydrolase → MIVLGAVLLLSGCQATLFAGLNATDQHKHIEQQRGIVFDADHQLALDIYAPAHAEHAPVVVFFYGGDWVRGERTWYRFVGTALSAQGVIVVIPDYRKYPQVRMDGFMRDAARAVAWTHQHASELGGSPDDIFVMGHSAGGQIAALVATDPQWLGAYGIRPADLAGFIGLAGCYDFMPIPAHETDMLGMFGHTPAEQRTAQPVSYVHGAEPPMLLLQGASDHEVDPSNAISLARTMQDHHEDVTLKLYPGLGHEAVLFALSRPMRSEAPTLGDILAFVHAHPTTAQSSPRSAPACIGQACGDGR, encoded by the coding sequence ATGATCGTGTTGGGCGCCGTTTTGCTGCTGAGCGGCTGCCAAGCCACCCTCTTCGCCGGGCTCAATGCCACCGATCAGCACAAGCACATCGAGCAGCAGCGCGGCATCGTCTTCGATGCCGATCACCAGCTCGCGCTGGATATCTATGCGCCTGCGCACGCGGAGCACGCGCCGGTAGTGGTGTTCTTTTACGGCGGCGACTGGGTGCGTGGCGAGCGCACTTGGTATCGCTTCGTGGGCACGGCGCTGTCGGCGCAGGGTGTGATCGTGGTGATCCCCGATTACCGCAAATATCCCCAGGTGCGCATGGACGGCTTTATGCGGGACGCCGCGCGCGCGGTGGCGTGGACGCATCAGCACGCGAGCGAACTGGGTGGATCGCCGGACGATATCTTCGTGATGGGGCACTCGGCCGGCGGCCAGATCGCCGCGCTGGTGGCTACCGATCCGCAGTGGCTGGGCGCGTACGGCATCCGCCCGGCAGACCTGGCCGGCTTTATCGGGCTGGCTGGCTGCTACGACTTCATGCCGATTCCTGCCCATGAAACGGACATGCTTGGTATGTTCGGTCACACGCCGGCTGAGCAGCGAACCGCCCAGCCGGTGTCGTACGTGCACGGTGCCGAACCGCCGATGTTGCTGCTGCAAGGCGCCAGCGATCACGAGGTCGACCCCTCTAACGCAATCTCGCTGGCGCGCACGATGCAAGACCACCACGAGGACGTGACACTCAAGCTGTACCCGGGCCTGGGGCACGAGGCAGTGTTGTTTGCGTTATCGCGGCCGATGCGCAGCGAAGCACCGACATTGGGTGACATTCTCGCCTTCGTTCATGCGCACCCGACTACAGCACAGAGTAGCCCTCGATCCGCACCCGCCTGCATCGGACAAGCCTGCGGAGACGGCCGCTGA
- the dusB gene encoding tRNA dihydrouridine synthase DusB, translating to MQIGPYRIDPNVVLAPMAGVTDKPFRLLCKRLGAGLAVSEMTASDPRLWQTRKSLRRMDHAGEPEPVSVQIAGYDPAMLAEAARYNADNGAQIIDINMGCPAKKVCNVWSGSALLQDEPLVARIVKAVVDAVDVPVTLKIRTGWDRDNKNALTIAKIAEDAGIAALAVHGRTRADKYEGEAEYETIAAVKAAVRIPVLANGDVVTPRQAKHVLDVTGADAVMVGRGAQGRPWIFREISHFLATGETLPEPAPHEVCEILIHHLEHLYAFYGELQGVRIARKHLGWYAKDRPENAAFRHVVNRAECAAEQLQLTRDYFAALGAGERLAA from the coding sequence ATGCAGATTGGCCCTTACCGCATCGACCCGAACGTGGTGCTCGCCCCCATGGCCGGCGTCACCGACAAACCGTTTCGCCTGCTGTGCAAGCGGCTGGGTGCGGGCTTGGCTGTGTCCGAAATGACTGCATCCGATCCCCGCCTGTGGCAAACGCGCAAGTCGCTGCGACGGATGGACCATGCCGGCGAACCCGAGCCGGTAAGCGTGCAGATCGCTGGCTATGATCCGGCCATGCTGGCCGAGGCAGCGCGCTACAACGCCGACAATGGTGCGCAGATCATCGACATCAACATGGGTTGCCCGGCCAAGAAGGTCTGCAACGTGTGGTCAGGATCGGCCCTGCTGCAGGACGAGCCGCTGGTGGCGCGCATCGTCAAGGCGGTGGTCGATGCGGTCGATGTGCCGGTGACGCTGAAGATCCGCACCGGGTGGGATCGCGATAACAAGAACGCGCTGACCATTGCAAAGATCGCCGAAGATGCTGGCATTGCCGCCCTGGCCGTGCATGGCCGCACGCGTGCCGACAAGTACGAAGGCGAGGCCGAGTACGAAACCATCGCGGCGGTGAAAGCCGCCGTGCGTATCCCGGTGCTGGCCAACGGTGACGTCGTCACGCCGCGACAGGCGAAGCACGTGCTCGATGTCACCGGCGCCGACGCGGTGATGGTAGGTCGCGGCGCGCAAGGTCGACCGTGGATCTTCCGCGAGATCTCACACTTCCTCGCCACCGGCGAAACACTACCCGAGCCGGCGCCGCACGAAGTCTGCGAGATTCTGATCCATCACCTCGAACACCTCTACGCGTTCTATGGCGAACTGCAGGGCGTGCGCATCGCGCGCAAGCACCTGGGCTGGTACGCGAAGGATCGCCCCGAAAATGCCGCCTTCCGCCACGTGGTGAATCGCGCCGAATGCGCCGCCGAACAGCTGCAACTGACACGGGACTATTTCGCCGCGCTAGGCGCTGGAGAACGACTGGCGGCGTGA